TCGCAATTCGCTCAGACGAAGGCCTAGAAGTGCTAGTTCACTTCGGTTTAGATACAGTTGAATTACGCGGTGAAGGCTTCACACGTATTGCTGAAGAAGGTCAACATATCAATGCTGGTGAAACTATCATTGAATTCGATCTAGCACTACTAACTGAAAAAGCGAAATCAGTAATCACGCCTTGCATCATCTCAAATATGGATGAAATTAAGAGCATGGAGAAATTCTCTGGTTCAGTTGCACTAGGTGAAACGATTGTTCTTAAAGTTATTAAGGACTAGTACTTAAAGCAGTTAAAGACTCGTTTTTAACTGCGCATTAAGTATTCAAAAAAGAGCTATTGATAGCTCTTTTTTTTCGCCCGTATTTTATTACGACTAACGTGAACTCACAAATCACACTGATACCTACTCTTTAGGCTTTTAGGCAACAAACAATTGCATCACAGTGCAATTTCGACCATCTCTTTTTGCCTGATAAAGCGCTTTATCAGCCTCTTCTTCCAACGCAAATATATTAACGCTTTTACCAATACTGATGCCAATGCTGATTGTCACATTAATGGATAAATTTTGTTTTTTAACAGCATGCTTCATGATTGTAAGACGGACGGTTTCAGCAATACTTTCAGCTGCTTTGGCTGAAATTAATGGAGAATAGATACTAAACTCTTCGCCACCTGTACGCGCATATATACAGGTAGTATCACACTCTTTAGCAATAATCATCGCAATATCTTTAATGACTAAATCGCCTGTCGCATGACCATACTCATCATTCACACGTTTAAAGTGGTCGATATCAAGGATCATAACAGCTGCTTCTTTATGCGGTGCCAAGGCTGCGATCGCATGCTGGTAGCCACGACGATTATAAATATTCGCTAACGGATCAATAAAAGACATATGCTGTAATGAAAATGCATTACGCTGAGTACAGAACATTAAATAACAAAATGTAAGAAAACACTGACTCATTAATAGATTAATACAAGCTAGCGCAGTAGAGAATTCAATAGTGCACATTAAATCAGGCTCACGATATAACAGCAGTATACGTGTCACGTTTAGAGACATTGCCAATACGCACGCCAGAATACAAATATACCGTGTGCGACCATACTGCTTACCTTGATCGCTAGATAAATAATAACAGTTAAAACACAGGCTTATTGTTACTGATAACGTGAGTACTATAATGCTGAATAAAATCGGTGTTTCGACTGATAATCCATACGCATACAAGGAACCAATAATCAGGAGCTGGCAAGCATAGAGCCAAAATAAAGATTGTTTTATCTGAAGAAAGCGATGGAAACCATGACTAATTTGACATACACCAAAACACAATAGAATATTGGGGAACATGATATTTAACCATGCATTATTGCTATAACCATCCAGTTTCAAGTACCAAAGTTCTTCAGCGATAATAAACGCAAAAGCTAATATAATGGAGGTCGCGACGAGCCAATTACTTACGCCCTCATAACGTCGATTACCAATCCAAATACACACCATAATAATCGCCAGAAATAATAATCCAAAAGCGGTGAATATTGCGATGGAAAATAGGTCTAATGTGGATAAGGGCATGGGATTAATTAAACTCTAAAAAGTGATACTTCATTAACGATTCAACGCAGAGAATTTACCGTACAACCGCATGTTAATCAAGTAGATTAGTTGAATAACGACTACCCGAACTATTATCTTTACTACAGCTCAATAGCCTACGGAAATCAAATACGCCAAATCCATACACTAGAAATTACGATAATCAAAACCTATCAAAGTGTAAAGTTCAATCGATTATACCTACACCCATATTTGTTGCATAATAGCTACATCAAGACGACACAGACACAACGTCTTCACCATATTTATTTTTATAGAAAACACTTTATATCAAACCTCTTTATAACAAACATAAGTTAGCTTAATTA
This Moritella sp. 5 DNA region includes the following protein-coding sequences:
- the crr gene encoding PTS glucose transporter subunit IIA yields the protein MGLFDKLKKLVSDDSKDSNTLHIVSPLAGEIVAIEDVPDVIFAEKIVGDGIAINPTGNKLVAPVTGEIVKIYETNHAFAIRSDEGLEVLVHFGLDTVELRGEGFTRIAEEGQHINAGETIIEFDLALLTEKAKSVITPCIISNMDEIKSMEKFSGSVALGETIVLKVIKD
- a CDS encoding GGDEF domain-containing protein, translated to MVCIWIGNRRYEGVSNWLVATSIILAFAFIIAEELWYLKLDGYSNNAWLNIMFPNILLCFGVCQISHGFHRFLQIKQSLFWLYACQLLIIGSLYAYGLSVETPILFSIIVLTLSVTISLCFNCYYLSSDQGKQYGRTRYICILACVLAMSLNVTRILLLYREPDLMCTIEFSTALACINLLMSQCFLTFCYLMFCTQRNAFSLQHMSFIDPLANIYNRRGYQHAIAALAPHKEAAVMILDIDHFKRVNDEYGHATGDLVIKDIAMIIAKECDTTCIYARTGGEEFSIYSPLISAKAAESIAETVRLTIMKHAVKKQNLSINVTISIGISIGKSVNIFALEEEADKALYQAKRDGRNCTVMQLFVA